The nucleotide window TCCTGGCTCATTTTTCCTGCAGCCAGAAAGGCATCTTTGCGCACGTTCATGGGGGTGGAACCCGAGTGGGCTGCCTGACCTTTAAACGTGATGGTGTGACGCTCCACACCCACCGTTCCCAGCACGGCTCCCAGAGGAAGCTGCATGCCTTCCAGCACAGGACCCTGCTCGATGTGGAGTTCCAGATAAGCAGCAATGTTGTTCTGGCCCTCTTTGGCTTTCGGGGCATCAGAAAGGGAAATCCCAACGTTCTTCAGGGCATCTTCCAGTGAAATGCCATCCCGGTCCCGGAGTTTACGCATGTTCTCGAGGTCAAAATACCCGGAAAAGGCACTTGAGCCGTACAGGCTGCGGCCAAACCGTGCCCCTTCTTCATCTGCCCAGTCCACCAGTTTGAGGGTGATGTCCGGGGTTCCCCGGCTCTGTATGTCCCTCATGACTTCCAGACCGGCCAGCACATTCAGGCAGCCATCCAGCCAGCCCCCATTGGGCACCGAATCCAGATGTCCTCCGATCACCAGGGTGGTGTCGCTTTTGCCTTGCAAGGTGGCCCACAGGTTGCCTGCAGCATCCGTCTCATAAGGAATGCCCAGAGCATCCAGTTTGTCCTTTAAAAAGGCCCGTGCCATCAGCCACTTCTCGGTGAAAGCCACCCGCTGGGCACCGTTTTCATCCCCGGTCAGTTCACGCAGGGCTTTGAGTTCTTCTACGGTTCGGGTTGGGGTCAGCATGGCCTCACCTTTCTGGAAGGGCGAGGCATGCCTCGCCCCTACACATTTTGAATTCAACGTAGGGGCGAGGCATGCCTCGCCCGAAAGGATGAACTTACTTCGCCTTCTTGCCAGTGGCTGCTTCCCAGACGCTGTAATCCACAGTGG belongs to Deinococcus roseus and includes:
- a CDS encoding M20 family metallo-hydrolase, with product MLTPTRTVEELKALRELTGDENGAQRVAFTEKWLMARAFLKDKLDALGIPYETDAAGNLWATLQGKSDTTLVIGGHLDSVPNGGWLDGCLNVLAGLEVMRDIQSRGTPDITLKLVDWADEEGARFGRSLYGSSAFSGYFDLENMRKLRDRDGISLEDALKNVGISLSDAPKAKEGQNNIAAYLELHIEQGPVLEGMQLPLGAVLGTVGVERHTITFKGQAAHSGSTPMNVRKDAFLAAGKMSQEIYGIAARHNGVCTIGSCTTKPGIVTSVVEECTITLDQRHLDENHLAAMWQEAQDAAKRFAEEGNVGVEFGYLWDIEPIPFHPDLIEACAQSIEETAGVVHRLPSGPLHDAAEVARAGIPTVMLFVQSLRGISHNKIEDTLEEHLEMSVTALGKLTDKAMGWVLERERAGGI